Within the Deinococcus arcticus genome, the region GAAACGAGCCAACTCGATTACCCTTGTACATACGCACTCTCCTTTCGCTGACGGGTCTCCATCGCCGCTCGCTGCGCATTCCATCGGTCATGGGCGTGCTCTGCCGGGGGTTTTGCACGCCGTGCTCTCAGCCGAGTCAATTCCTGTTCATCGGCCCAGATCCACCAGCGGCGACCCTCCTGGCGACCCTGGAGCTGTCCATATTTCAACCAGCTGTACAGCGTCACACTGGGCATGGCCAGTGTGACGGCCAGTGCCGTCAAGGTCCACCAATCGCCCTGCCGAGCCTGGTCTTTTGGTGTCACTGGCCCCTGAGTCCGGGAAATGGCCAGACCGAGATCTCTCACCAATCCCCGGACCTGATCAGCCTGCCAGACCTGTGTGCGCTTCGCGGGCCGCAGTTCCAACCGATTGAGCTCATCGGCAATCTGCTGCCCTGACTTTCCCTCCTGAGTCAGTTGCGAGACCACTGCTTTGAGTTCTGGGTAGTAACTCAGCTGGGTGATGCGCGCGACAGGGCGCGTCACTGTGCTCCGCGTCACGCATCCACCTACCCAGTGAATGTCCACGCTCAACTGCTCATCGGCACGAATCGACGACACCACGACGCGGTCAATGACCAACCGCAGGATCTCCTTGCGTTCTGATGTGGAGGTGGTCGGTGCCGACCACAAGGCCGGGAGATCTTCAGCCAGTTCGTGAATGTCTTGGATTTCCTGGGCCGTCAGGGGATGTGCGCGGTGGTGCTGGACCCGGGCAGCGTCTTCTTGCAGCTGACGCTGCGCGGAAAGGGCGTCCTCCCAGGCGCGTTCCAAGGAACGCGCCACCAACCGGTGTTCGGGTTCCACCATCTGATACTGCCGCTGAGCGCGTTGCACCTCGTAGGCCGCACGCTCGAGTTGCTGCGTCCAGTGCTTCATCAGGGCCACGCGCTCCTCCTCCATATGGTGCTGGACTTCCAGAGACAGCGCGAGGTTGGCTGGACCAAGTGCTTCAAGAACCTGGCTGACCACCCACGCATCCAACCCGGAGCCCGCACAATGCAAGCAGTTGGGCTCCGCGTAGTTACTGGTTTTCCAGGTGCAGGCGTACGACTGGCGCGCGCCCTGGTACCGGACGCTCAATCGGTTTCCGCAATGACCACAGACCAAGAGGCCCCCAAGCAGCGCCGCGCCTGACCTTGCGGTTCCGGATTGGCCAGCGACATTTCGGTTGGCACTGAGCTGCGCGAGGTTGGCCTGGTACTGCGTCCAGCTGATGTAGGCCGGAACCCGGTCCCGCAGGCAAACGTGCCAGGCGTCCATTGGCATGACCACTCGCCCCGTTGCCGGCCGATTTGACTGCTTGCGTCGGGCGTCGGTCTGCCGACGCCCATAGGTGTAGGCCCCCGCATAGATCGGGTGATGCAGCAGGTTCTGCAGGGTAACGCGGTTGGGACGACGCCACTCGAGTCGCGCGTCAGCGCGACTCTGCAGCCGAACGCCGATGTGCAGCTGATGCGTGACGAGATAGCGCAGGACGGCGTGAAGGGTGCCCAGCTCGTCGAACTTCCGGAAGATCAGGTGGATGACGTGTTGCACCTGTTCATCAGGATCAAACTGAACGCGTCCGTCCGGGGCCAGGACATAGCCGGTCGGGAGTCGATTGTGCAGTTCCCCTCGGCGGGCTTTGCTCAGTTTGCCCTCGTGCAGTCGATTTTTGAGGATGTGAAGTT harbors:
- a CDS encoding recombinase family protein; the protein is MTHPTVGKALSQQKIQPGHLEALAVVYVRQSTLGQLQKHQESTRLQYALVDYAQSLGWPQERILVIDDDLGKSGSSAAGRPGFQRLVTEVSLGHVGLILGIEMSRLARSNRDWHQLLEVCALFRTLIADIDGLYNPNDYNDRLLLGLKGTMSEAELHILKNRLHEGKLSKARRGELHNRLPTGYVLAPDGRVQFDPDEQVQHVIHLIFRKFDELGTLHAVLRYLVTHQLHIGVRLQSRADARLEWRRPNRVTLQNLLHHPIYAGAYTYGRRQTDARRKQSNRPATGRVVMPMDAWHVCLRDRVPAYISWTQYQANLAQLSANRNVAGQSGTARSGAALLGGLLVCGHCGNRLSVRYQGARQSYACTWKTSNYAEPNCLHCAGSGLDAWVVSQVLEALGPANLALSLEVQHHMEEERVALMKHWTQQLERAAYEVQRAQRQYQMVEPEHRLVARSLERAWEDALSAQRQLQEDAARVQHHRAHPLTAQEIQDIHELAEDLPALWSAPTTSTSERKEILRLVIDRVVVSSIRADEQLSVDIHWVGGCVTRSTVTRPVARITQLSYYPELKAVVSQLTQEGKSGQQIADELNRLELRPAKRTQVWQADQVRGLVRDLGLAISRTQGPVTPKDQARQGDWWTLTALAVTLAMPSVTLYSWLKYGQLQGRQEGRRWWIWADEQELTRLRARRAKPPAEHAHDRWNAQRAAMETRQRKESAYVQG